The following are encoded in a window of Rhodothermus bifroesti genomic DNA:
- a CDS encoding glucoamylase family protein yields MKRFPWGWIGVLLVGLGGMGCRLEHDSPQASDAFLDTLQARTFAFFWETAHPETGLIPDRWPTPSFSSIAAVGFGLSGYLVGVERGYITRQQAAERIYRTLRFLWEAPQGPAASGTAGYKGFFYHFLEMDTGHRFRDVELSSIDTALLMAGVLATQVYFDGSDTLEVAIRAYADSLFQRVEWDWMQPRAPLIAMGWYPERGYHTHDYTGYSEAMLLYVLALGSPTFPVAPQAWQAWTQTYQWGTFYGQTFVQYSPLFTHQYSHVWIDFRGIQDAYMRQKGIDYFENSRRATLAQRAYAIDNPGRWQGYGPDLWGLTACDGPIDTTLVLSGQERTFRSYAARGASLVYVLDDGTLAPTAVGGSLPFTPELALAALQTMKARYGEALWGQYGFLDAFNPTFQVTDVPLKHGRVIPGLGWFDTDYLGIDQGPILLMAENYRSELLWRLMRQSPYVVQGLQRAGFTGGWLEEITLPELRVVIHNRQE; encoded by the coding sequence ATGAAAAGATTTCCATGGGGATGGATTGGCGTCCTTTTGGTAGGGCTTGGGGGAATGGGTTGCAGGCTGGAGCATGACAGCCCGCAAGCTTCAGATGCGTTTTTAGATACGCTTCAGGCCCGTACGTTTGCGTTCTTTTGGGAAACCGCCCATCCGGAGACCGGACTGATTCCCGATCGCTGGCCGACGCCTTCGTTTTCAAGTATTGCCGCTGTCGGGTTCGGCCTGAGTGGTTATCTGGTAGGCGTAGAGCGCGGCTACATCACCCGCCAGCAAGCCGCCGAGCGCATCTATCGCACACTGCGCTTTTTATGGGAAGCACCCCAAGGTCCAGCTGCCTCCGGTACGGCTGGCTACAAGGGGTTTTTCTACCATTTTCTGGAGATGGATACCGGACACCGCTTCCGGGATGTCGAGCTTTCCTCGATCGATACCGCGTTGCTGATGGCCGGTGTGCTAGCTACGCAGGTTTACTTTGACGGCAGCGATACGCTGGAGGTGGCTATTCGGGCTTATGCCGACTCACTTTTTCAGCGCGTAGAGTGGGATTGGATGCAGCCGCGGGCACCGCTCATTGCCATGGGTTGGTATCCAGAACGCGGTTATCACACGCACGACTACACAGGCTACAGCGAGGCGATGCTGCTTTACGTGCTGGCGCTGGGCTCACCGACGTTTCCTGTAGCACCCCAAGCTTGGCAAGCCTGGACGCAGACCTACCAGTGGGGGACGTTTTATGGACAGACGTTTGTGCAATACAGCCCACTTTTTACGCATCAGTATAGCCATGTATGGATTGATTTTCGAGGTATTCAGGATGCCTACATGCGCCAAAAGGGCATCGATTACTTCGAGAACAGCCGTCGGGCTACGCTAGCCCAGCGTGCTTACGCCATAGATAACCCAGGCCGCTGGCAAGGCTACGGTCCCGACCTATGGGGGCTAACCGCCTGCGACGGCCCGATAGATACCACGCTGGTGCTTAGTGGGCAGGAACGCACGTTTCGAAGCTATGCAGCGCGTGGCGCCAGTTTGGTTTACGTTCTGGACGATGGGACTCTTGCCCCTACAGCTGTAGGAGGTTCACTGCCCTTTACGCCCGAGCTAGCGCTGGCCGCGCTGCAAACCATGAAGGCACGCTATGGCGAAGCGCTGTGGGGACAATACGGCTTTCTGGACGCGTTTAACCCGACGTTTCAGGTGACCGATGTGCCCCTTAAGCATGGACGGGTCATTCCTGGCTTAGGTTGGTTCGATACCGATTATCTGGGAATCGACCAAGGCCCTATCTTGCTTATGGCAGAAAATTACCGAAGTGAATTGCTCTGGCGCCTGATGCGTCAGAGCCCTTACGTTGTACAAGGCCTACAGCGGGCTGGGTTTACCGGTGGTTGGCTCGAAGAGATAACCCTGCCTGAACTGCGCGTGGTCATTCACAACCGACAGGAATAA
- a CDS encoding extracellular solute-binding protein, with amino-acid sequence MQLTFWAFGREGAQVAPLLESFEAAHPGIQVSLQQIPWSAAYEKLVTAYVGGQLPDVAQIGNSWLPQFAALQALVELTPWVVRDRLDTADYFSGIWATNRLPQGLYGLPWYVDTRVLFYRTDLLKQAGYATMPQTWAGWERLLHRLVAPPVNARFALALLPDWSPVVILGLQQGATLLGGNGRYGNFRDERFRRALAFYVHLVDARLVPRSGATQLGNLYHEFARGQLAMFWSGPWSVGELRARLPDSLALRWATAPLPGPEGPGVSLAGGSSLVIFQNTRNLEAAWALVRFWAQPEVQLQFYRLTGNLPPRRSVWQQAILQRDQQLEGFWQQLERIEPLPAVPEWEAIAARIHYYAEATASGLLGLDEALARLDQEVDRILEKRRRIATVPR; translated from the coding sequence GTGCAGCTGACCTTTTGGGCTTTTGGCCGTGAAGGAGCACAGGTAGCTCCCCTGCTTGAATCCTTCGAAGCAGCGCATCCGGGCATCCAGGTCTCCCTCCAGCAAATCCCTTGGTCGGCAGCTTACGAAAAACTTGTCACGGCCTACGTTGGAGGACAACTGCCCGATGTGGCCCAGATAGGCAATAGCTGGCTGCCCCAGTTTGCAGCACTGCAGGCGTTGGTGGAGCTAACGCCGTGGGTTGTTCGGGATCGGCTGGATACAGCGGACTACTTTTCAGGCATCTGGGCAACCAACCGCTTACCCCAAGGGCTGTATGGTCTTCCTTGGTACGTAGACACGCGCGTCCTTTTTTATCGCACCGATTTACTGAAACAGGCTGGCTATGCCACCATGCCGCAAACCTGGGCTGGCTGGGAGCGCCTCTTGCACCGTTTGGTGGCACCTCCGGTCAATGCTCGCTTTGCGTTGGCATTGTTGCCGGATTGGTCTCCCGTAGTCATTCTGGGGTTGCAACAAGGCGCCACACTGCTGGGAGGCAACGGGCGTTACGGCAACTTCCGGGATGAGCGCTTCCGACGTGCGCTGGCGTTTTATGTGCATCTGGTTGACGCACGTTTGGTCCCGCGCTCTGGTGCTACGCAGCTGGGCAACCTGTACCATGAGTTTGCTCGGGGACAACTGGCGATGTTTTGGAGTGGCCCTTGGAGTGTGGGAGAGTTGCGGGCGCGGTTGCCCGATTCACTGGCGCTGCGTTGGGCAACCGCGCCGCTACCTGGACCTGAGGGGCCGGGTGTTTCGTTGGCTGGTGGATCAAGCCTGGTCATTTTCCAAAATACCCGTAATCTAGAAGCGGCTTGGGCCTTGGTGCGGTTTTGGGCACAGCCAGAAGTGCAGCTGCAGTTTTATAGGCTAACTGGCAATCTGCCACCACGTCGCTCGGTGTGGCAGCAAGCAATCCTGCAGCGTGACCAGCAGCTTGAAGGTTTTTGGCAGCAGCTCGAGCGGATCGAGCCGTTGCCAGCTGTCCCAGAATGGGAAGCGATTGCAGCTCGCATTCATTACTACGCCGAAGCCACGGCAAGTGGTCTTTTGGGACTCGACGAAGCCCTAGCACGCCTGGATCAGGAGGTAGACCGGATACTGGAAAAAAGACGTCGGATAGCCACCGTACCGCGATGA
- a CDS encoding carbohydrate ABC transporter permease, which produces MKRSWTELRAATWFLAPALAVVLLFLFLPALAAWMLSLTDFDLYTFAEPAALRWVGLRNYLALLQDGRFWKALQNTLIFVGLGGLLTLCLALGAALWIHQRFVRWKAFWRMVYFAPVVTSLVAVAIVWRYLLHARYGLANQALAWLGLPPIDWLGDPQWALPALILMAVWKNYGYDLLIFLAALQAIPEELYDAARMDGASVWQQLRYVTLPALRPMIALAGLITANGYLQVFAEPYVMTQGGPLDATLTLVLLLYEQGFRWWRLGYAAALAFVLFVLMLGLSWMLWRQHRS; this is translated from the coding sequence ATGAAGCGCTCCTGGACTGAGTTGCGAGCTGCTACTTGGTTTTTAGCCCCAGCGCTGGCGGTGGTGTTGCTTTTTTTGTTTTTGCCGGCTCTTGCTGCCTGGATGCTTAGCCTAACGGATTTTGATCTCTACACCTTTGCCGAGCCGGCAGCCCTTCGATGGGTAGGATTACGCAATTACCTGGCTTTGTTGCAAGACGGGCGCTTTTGGAAAGCACTGCAAAATACCCTGATTTTTGTGGGTCTGGGCGGACTGCTTACGCTCTGCTTAGCCCTTGGGGCTGCCTTGTGGATTCATCAACGATTTGTGCGTTGGAAAGCTTTCTGGCGTATGGTCTACTTTGCGCCTGTTGTGACTTCGCTAGTGGCTGTGGCTATCGTGTGGCGTTACCTCCTGCACGCGCGCTATGGCTTAGCAAATCAAGCGCTTGCTTGGTTAGGGCTGCCACCCATCGACTGGCTAGGGGATCCACAGTGGGCACTTCCCGCACTCATCTTGATGGCGGTGTGGAAAAACTACGGGTATGATTTGCTCATTTTTTTGGCTGCACTGCAGGCTATCCCTGAAGAGCTTTATGATGCTGCCCGAATGGACGGGGCCAGCGTGTGGCAACAGCTGCGCTACGTGACGCTGCCTGCCCTCCGTCCGATGATTGCCTTGGCTGGACTCATTACGGCCAATGGCTACCTGCAAGTTTTTGCCGAGCCGTACGTGATGACGCAGGGTGGTCCGCTAGACGCCACGCTAACGCTGGTGCTTTTGCTCTACGAGCAGGGTTTCCGGTGGTGGCGATTAGGCTATGCGGCTGCCTTGGCCTTCGTGCTGTTTGTCTTGATGCTCGGCCTTTCCTGGATGCTCTGGCGTCAACATAGGTCATGA
- a CDS encoding carbohydrate ABC transporter permease, with protein sequence MNYRWIRLGHHLLGYAGLVLLAMWTLLPLGWMVAVSLMPSGAASTSPVPLWPDTPTLVQYATLFAHFHMARYLANSLLISGSITLGALLLNAMAGYAFAVLRFRGREALLRLLLMALLIPIHITILPLFLMLRAMGLINSYLGVILPNLASVLGIFLMYQFMRTLPLSLIEAARMDGASEFQIFWRVALPLSRPMLASVGMLTFLGAWNDFLWPLVVLTQHTHYTLPVALANLAGEHVQDVELMMAGSVVTILPVLLLFLGLQRFYLPVLLRSGLAG encoded by the coding sequence ATGAATTACCGCTGGATACGCTTAGGCCATCACCTTCTGGGCTATGCGGGGCTCGTCCTGCTCGCTATGTGGACGCTGCTGCCCCTGGGATGGATGGTTGCCGTTTCGCTTATGCCTTCTGGTGCAGCCAGCACCTCTCCGGTTCCCTTGTGGCCCGATACCCCTACACTGGTCCAGTACGCAACCCTTTTTGCCCACTTTCACATGGCCCGCTACTTGGCCAACAGCCTGCTCATTTCGGGAAGTATTACGCTAGGAGCCCTGTTGCTTAACGCCATGGCAGGCTATGCCTTTGCCGTGTTGCGTTTTCGTGGTAGGGAAGCGCTGCTGCGCTTGCTGCTTATGGCCTTACTCATTCCCATCCACATCACCATCTTGCCGCTTTTTTTGATGCTGCGGGCTATGGGGCTAATCAATTCGTACCTCGGCGTCATCCTGCCTAACCTGGCCAGCGTGCTGGGCATTTTCTTGATGTATCAGTTTATGCGCACCTTACCGTTGAGCCTAATTGAAGCTGCGCGAATGGATGGCGCTTCAGAGTTTCAAATCTTCTGGCGCGTGGCCTTGCCGCTTAGCCGTCCCATGCTGGCGTCGGTTGGGATGCTTACGTTTTTGGGGGCTTGGAATGACTTTCTGTGGCCATTGGTAGTGCTGACGCAGCACACGCACTACACGTTGCCGGTTGCATTAGCCAACTTAGCGGGCGAGCACGTGCAAGACGTCGAGCTGATGATGGCTGGGTCGGTTGTCACCATCCTGCCAGTCCTGTTGTTGTTTCTGGGGTTGCAGCGGTTTTATCTCCCTGTACTGCTTCGGAGTGGTCTAGCCGGATAA
- a CDS encoding GH36-type glycosyl hydrolase domain-containing protein: protein MLFALPQWLDEANWINRSGWLLRQGKLWSFLGDDGGGGLGWEQMLLTRWHPDPAAPEVGYFFYIRDLETRRYWSAGLRPSGWQPETYTLYQGPECWRLVRQDGGLELMLEVWLCEMMEVRRLRLINHTSCTRHLEVTSYAEPVLADPYVDACHPAFGKLFMQTAALPDGLAVWRRARSPEEPSRTLVHLIYGHEGKLTWETDRRRFLGRGHTLRIPEALSGPFRLSETTGNVLDPILCLRTQIVLRPQGSKELHFGMGMLEDHYALPVHLEQFRCSLTQLGPSRKGQRRKIFAAVQHFRSAPYRSATPEGVGPLPTAPLVYDNGWGGFTETGDAYVVRLRPKTEGTLALPPMPWVNVVANEQAGFIVTERGGGYTWTRNSRTNRLTPWYNDPVADPCGEALYLRDEVVGVYWSPLPAPAPVAAPYEVTHGMGYTRFRHHSQALAQEVCCFVPRGAPVKLICLRLHNQSLQPRLLSVFYVARWVLGETLSDRAGIRTRYSPTNRMILAEKEGRPVAFMACAAPEAAAVWASGDGRSFFGAAGRPEAPEALTHHRHLKARFGDSLDPCAALQVQLSLSPGAQAEVIFLLGEAVSQAEAGRLAQAYSQPEQVAQALAEVQQFWAELRGHLQVQTPCAALNLMANGWLLYQTVSCRLWARSSYYQAGGAFGFRDQLQDAAALVYVRPDWTRQQLLLHAAHQFPEGDVLHWWHPEGLGVRTLFSDDRLWLPYLALHYLQVTGDEALLEVPVPFVQGPLLPPGVTEQIVHPTAGPVASFFEHCLRAIDCSLETGPHGLPLMGSGDWNDGMSRIGIEGRGESVWLGFLLYAVLDGFIPLCKQRGEQERAARYQVHREQLRQALEAAGWDGAWYRRAYFDDGTPLGTREGPACQIDALVQAWAVLSGVASRERAQQAFAAVETYLIDPAARLVRLLTPPFEDMHPHPGYIQGYIPGVRENGGQYTHAALWVVQALARMGQLDRATELLTWISPVTRTKTPDDLGCYQVEPYVLAADIYAEPPHTGRGGWTWYTGSAGWMYRVLLEEIIGFGIEAGRWLTLRLSWPKAWPGYRLTYRHPQSNTEYHIEARREGTQPHVWLDGQALRFASTHVRIPLVQDGASHHVVLTLPVI, encoded by the coding sequence ATGTTGTTTGCTTTACCTCAGTGGCTTGATGAGGCCAATTGGATCAACCGCAGCGGTTGGCTGCTCCGTCAAGGAAAGCTTTGGAGCTTTTTGGGTGATGATGGCGGGGGTGGTCTAGGCTGGGAACAAATGCTGCTCACGCGCTGGCATCCAGATCCGGCTGCGCCAGAAGTAGGGTATTTTTTCTACATACGGGATTTGGAAACGAGGCGGTACTGGTCGGCCGGATTGCGTCCAAGCGGCTGGCAGCCGGAAACGTACACCCTCTACCAAGGACCAGAATGCTGGCGGCTGGTGCGTCAGGATGGGGGCCTTGAGCTTATGCTGGAGGTGTGGCTGTGCGAAATGATGGAAGTGCGGCGGCTGCGGCTCATCAACCACACCAGCTGCACCCGCCACCTTGAAGTGACCAGCTATGCCGAGCCTGTACTGGCCGATCCTTACGTTGACGCATGTCACCCTGCGTTTGGGAAGCTTTTTATGCAGACGGCCGCCCTTCCTGATGGACTGGCAGTTTGGCGCCGCGCGCGCAGTCCTGAAGAGCCCAGTAGGACGCTGGTCCATTTAATCTACGGTCACGAGGGCAAACTAACCTGGGAGACCGATCGACGGCGTTTTTTAGGACGCGGGCACACACTAAGGATACCGGAGGCGCTCTCAGGACCGTTTCGGCTGAGCGAAACTACCGGCAATGTGCTTGATCCGATTTTGTGTTTACGCACCCAGATCGTGCTTAGGCCTCAAGGCAGCAAAGAATTACATTTTGGCATGGGCATGCTTGAAGATCACTATGCACTGCCCGTACACCTTGAGCAGTTCCGCTGCAGCCTAACGCAGCTTGGCCCGTCGCGCAAAGGACAACGCCGTAAAATTTTTGCTGCAGTGCAGCATTTTCGGTCCGCTCCTTATCGAAGCGCAACACCGGAAGGCGTCGGGCCGCTTCCAACAGCGCCGCTGGTTTACGACAACGGCTGGGGGGGATTTACAGAGACGGGCGATGCATACGTGGTGCGCTTAAGGCCTAAGACTGAGGGCACCCTAGCGCTGCCACCAATGCCCTGGGTGAATGTGGTGGCTAACGAACAGGCGGGTTTCATCGTGACCGAGCGGGGGGGAGGCTACACCTGGACGCGAAATAGCCGGACAAATCGGCTGACGCCTTGGTACAACGATCCAGTGGCTGACCCTTGCGGCGAAGCATTGTATCTGCGCGACGAGGTGGTAGGCGTCTATTGGTCACCACTTCCGGCACCGGCTCCTGTCGCAGCACCGTATGAGGTAACGCATGGCATGGGCTACACCCGCTTTCGGCATCACAGCCAAGCACTAGCGCAGGAAGTTTGCTGCTTTGTGCCCCGAGGCGCTCCTGTTAAGCTGATTTGCCTGCGCCTGCACAATCAAAGCCTGCAGCCACGCCTGCTTTCGGTTTTTTATGTAGCCCGTTGGGTGTTGGGCGAAACGCTGAGCGATCGCGCCGGCATACGCACCCGCTACTCCCCGACGAATCGGATGATCCTGGCGGAAAAAGAAGGCCGTCCAGTAGCATTTATGGCTTGCGCTGCCCCAGAAGCAGCTGCTGTGTGGGCTAGCGGCGACGGCCGCAGCTTTTTTGGTGCTGCAGGTCGACCTGAAGCGCCAGAAGCGCTGACGCACCACAGGCATCTTAAGGCTCGTTTTGGAGACAGCCTAGATCCCTGCGCAGCCCTGCAGGTGCAGTTGTCCTTGAGCCCAGGAGCGCAGGCCGAGGTCATCTTTTTGCTAGGTGAAGCCGTAAGCCAAGCCGAGGCTGGACGTTTAGCTCAGGCCTACAGCCAACCGGAGCAAGTTGCGCAGGCTTTAGCGGAAGTGCAGCAGTTCTGGGCAGAACTCCGTGGGCATCTCCAGGTGCAAACCCCTTGTGCAGCGCTCAATCTGATGGCCAATGGCTGGCTACTGTATCAAACCGTCAGTTGTCGGCTTTGGGCGCGTTCTTCGTACTATCAGGCCGGCGGTGCGTTTGGCTTTCGGGACCAGCTGCAAGATGCTGCCGCCTTGGTGTATGTACGCCCGGATTGGACGCGACAGCAGCTTTTGCTGCATGCAGCCCATCAATTCCCCGAGGGCGACGTGCTGCACTGGTGGCATCCCGAAGGCCTAGGCGTGCGCACCCTATTTTCAGATGACCGGCTCTGGCTTCCCTATCTTGCACTGCACTACCTGCAAGTAACCGGCGATGAAGCACTGCTGGAGGTGCCTGTGCCGTTCGTGCAAGGACCGCTGCTGCCGCCAGGAGTAACCGAGCAGATCGTGCACCCAACAGCAGGGCCGGTTGCGTCATTTTTTGAGCACTGCCTGCGAGCTATTGATTGCTCCTTAGAAACAGGCCCGCACGGCCTGCCCCTTATGGGTAGCGGCGACTGGAATGACGGCATGAGCCGCATAGGCATCGAAGGGCGTGGCGAAAGCGTCTGGTTAGGATTTTTGCTCTATGCTGTGCTGGATGGATTTATTCCCTTGTGTAAGCAACGGGGTGAACAGGAGCGGGCAGCTCGCTACCAGGTTCATCGCGAGCAGCTCCGGCAGGCTTTGGAGGCGGCTGGGTGGGATGGCGCCTGGTACCGGAGGGCCTACTTTGACGATGGAACCCCGCTAGGCACTCGGGAAGGACCAGCTTGCCAAATTGATGCCCTGGTTCAGGCATGGGCAGTACTCTCGGGGGTAGCTTCACGCGAACGCGCACAGCAGGCATTTGCCGCTGTAGAAACCTATCTGATCGATCCTGCTGCGCGACTTGTGCGGCTACTGACCCCACCTTTTGAGGATATGCACCCACATCCAGGCTACATCCAGGGATACATCCCCGGCGTTCGCGAAAACGGTGGCCAGTATACCCACGCTGCCTTGTGGGTTGTGCAGGCACTGGCCCGGATGGGACAGCTGGATCGGGCGACCGAGCTGCTGACGTGGATTAGCCCCGTAACGCGGACAAAAACACCCGACGACCTCGGGTGCTACCAAGTAGAACCCTATGTTTTAGCAGCCGACATTTATGCCGAACCGCCGCACACAGGACGTGGCGGCTGGACCTGGTATACTGGATCGGCGGGCTGGATGTACCGCGTGCTCCTTGAAGAGATCATCGGCTTTGGCATCGAGGCAGGTCGCTGGCTGACGTTGCGCCTAAGCTGGCCCAAGGCATGGCCAGGCTATCGGCTCACCTATCGGCACCCCCAAAGTAACACAGAATACCACATCGAGGCCCGTCGCGAAGGCACACAACCCCACGTCTGGCTGGATGGCCAAGCTTTGCGTTTTGCGTCAACCCACGTGCGGATTCCCCTAGTTCAGGATGGCGCTAGCCACCATGTAGTGCTTACCCTTCCTGTGATCTAA
- a CDS encoding arylesterase, translating to MGRKVSVITLWLLIVLGIAACRRASGPAVQSETQTDTLATQPTDTLQTRQVITVLVLGNSLAAGYGLSPAEAFPALLQRKVDSLGWPVRILNAGVSGETSAGGLRRIDWLLRERIDILILELGANDGLRGIDPEITRRNLQGIIDKVRDRYPEADIILAGMQMPPNLGPDYTAAFQAIYPDLARANRAHLIPFLLEGVGGVPELNQADGIHPKAQGQRIVAENVWRVLRPVLEARLATIV from the coding sequence ATGGGCCGTAAAGTGTCTGTTATAACGCTTTGGCTTCTGATAGTTCTGGGGATAGCAGCTTGCCGCCGGGCTTCAGGACCTGCCGTGCAGTCCGAAACACAGACCGATACCCTGGCAACGCAACCTACCGATACGCTGCAAACCAGGCAGGTGATCACGGTGCTTGTGCTGGGCAACAGCCTGGCAGCTGGCTATGGCCTTTCACCAGCCGAAGCCTTTCCGGCACTGCTCCAACGCAAGGTCGATTCGCTAGGCTGGCCCGTGCGCATCCTCAATGCTGGCGTTAGTGGCGAAACATCGGCCGGAGGCCTGCGCCGCATCGACTGGCTCCTCCGAGAACGCATCGATATCCTTATCCTGGAGTTAGGGGCCAACGACGGCCTGCGCGGCATTGATCCAGAGATCACGCGACGTAATCTGCAAGGCATCATCGACAAAGTGCGGGATCGCTATCCAGAAGCGGACATTATCTTAGCCGGTATGCAGATGCCCCCAAACTTGGGCCCAGACTACACTGCGGCATTTCAGGCAATTTATCCCGATTTGGCTCGGGCAAACCGTGCACACCTGATTCCTTTCCTGCTTGAGGGCGTGGGCGGCGTCCCAGAGCTGAACCAAGCTGACGGGATCCATCCTAAGGCCCAGGGCCAGCGTATTGTAGCCGAAAATGTTTGGCGCGTTTTGCGCCCGGTTCTGGAAGCACGCCTCGCTACCATTGTTTAA